The Primulina huaijiensis isolate GDHJ02 chromosome 12, ASM1229523v2, whole genome shotgun sequence genome has a window encoding:
- the LOC140990465 gene encoding uncharacterized protein isoform X2: protein MGRRSSQKKNAAMLDSDDADSVSSSSTVQTDNMLMSRVEEVQVGTETFLDHCLDALYEKRGSTREKALASIIEAFTNSLEHEFVEKKFATSLHQCLNSIKKGSAKEIALASHVIGLLALTTGQGGKAQEILEESISPILEALKTRPEISKISSLLECLAVITFVGGEEPEETEKSMQIMWQMAHPKLGTNVAAAKPSLAMITMAVSSWSFLLTTMSGRTLNPKIWQESITYLSSLLDKDDRSLRIAVGEALALIFEIGSLEKFCGDAKVSGDASVDNVNDSRKLMSIHGLRNKILNQVRSLSSEAGGKGSAKKDLNSQRNIFRDIVDFLEDGYTPETSMKIGGDSLNMNTWAELIQHFLGGGFLKHMQENQFLQDTLGFTPKKKLLAGVENRMSNGEKRMYKSPNSALNKARTQLLNKQRMLSQDMNSGHYAVAFADE, encoded by the exons ATGGGTAGAA GAAGTTCTCAGAAAAAGAATGCTGCTATGCTGGATAGTGATGATGCCGACAGTGTAAGTTCATCATCAACTGTGCAAACAGATAACATGTTGATGTCTAGGGTTGAGGAAGTGCAGGTGGGTACAGAGACTTTCCTTGATCATTGCTTGGACGCCTTGTATGAGAAGAG AGGGTCTACGAGAGAAAAGGCGTTGGCATCAATAATTGAAGCCTTTACCAACAGCTTGGAGCATGAGTTTGTTGAAAAGAA GTTTGCTACATCACTGCACCAATGCTTGAATTCAATCAAGAAGGGTTCGGCCAAGGAGATTGCTTTGGCATCTCACGTTATAG GACTTTTAGCCCTGACCACAGGTCAGGGTGGGAAAGCACAAGAAATATTGGAAGAATCAATTTCTCCTATATTAGAGGCTCTTAAAACTCGGCCTGAAATATCTAAAATATCTTCG TTGCTTGAATGTTTGGCTGTTATTACATTTGTTGGTGGTGAAGAACCAGAGGAAACAGAGAAATCTATGCAAATAATGTGGCAAATGGCCCATCCAAAATTGGGTACCAAT GTTGCTGCTGCCAAACCTTCTCTGGCAATGATAACGATGGCTGTCTCTTCCTGGTCATTTCTTCTTACCACCATGAGTGGACGAACTCTGAACCCAAAAATTTGGCAAGA GTCAATCACCTATCTCTCTAGTCTGCTGGACAAGGATGACAGATCACTACGAATTGCTGTTGGTGAAGCACTTGCTTTAATTTTTGAGATAGGGAGCCTGGAGAAATTCTGTGGTGATGCTAAAGTCTCTGGCGACGCCTCTGTGGATAACGTGAATGATTCTCGAAAATTAATGTCAATACATGGGTTAAGAAATAAAATTCTTAATCAAGTGAGAAGCCTCTCTTCTGAGGCAGGTGGTAAAGGTTCTGCCAAGAAAGATCTCAATAGTCAGAGGAATATATTTCGAGATATTGTGGATTTTCTTGAG GATGGTTATACTCCTGAAACATCAATGAAGATTGGTGGAGATTCCTTAAATATGAATACATGGGCTGAATTGATACAG CATTTTCTTGGAGGAGGATTTCTGAAGCACATGCAG GAAAATCAATTCCTACAAGATACCCTTGGTTTCACTCCTAAGAAAAAGCTTCTTGCAGGAGTTGAGAATCGTATGTCAAATGGTGAAAAG AGGATGTACAAGTCTCCCAACTCTGCCCTTAACAAGGCAAGAACACAATTACTAAACAAACAGCGGATGTTATCTCAG GATATGAACTCTGGCCACTATGCAGTTGCCTTTGCTGATGAATAA
- the LOC140990038 gene encoding uncharacterized protein, translating into MEGGGRRDFSNGNLGNISFSLIQPRPPIFTAIDKFLWDQNNFSNPETLFSTCINNLNVSSNFSSGFGATINSTDGVFEPSFGQDTGFVNDFFNQWNQDKDLDHSNSNIVELAEESSDHVKSTDKGGSSGTPKWIKGQWSEDEDRKLIKLVKQYGLRKWASIADKMEGRIGKQCRERWHNHLRPNIKKDIWSVEEEKLFIEAHERIGNKWTEIAKCIPGRTENSIKNHWNATKRKQNSKRKLKRSTDQGLNGKMPSILLEEYIKKKYFNNNGSSKINIVTISPNSNDDPHEISPPVGTSSTSNEDDDSLSYFTFETCDDEMNFMKSLFGNKESRDSMVENGKLMSSDNVNVAKNDETSLEVPRSVHTTLTGAENLVENVGYGTLASSWELNMEQIGDIMGIPIQNQVHGRNLYPQIFFRSYMFEESMGDIIQAWP; encoded by the exons ATGGAAGGTGGTGGAAGACGGGATTTTTCCAATGGAAATTTGGGAAacatttcattttctttgattcaacCAAGACCTCCGATATTTACTGCCATTGATAAGTTTTTgtgggatcaaaataatttttctaatccAGAAACCTTGTTCAGCACTTGTATAAATAATCTGAATGTTTCGTCCAACTTTTCTTCTGGTTTTGGTGCAACCATTAACTCAACAGATGGGGTTTTTGAGCCGAGTTTTGGACAAGACACCGGATTCGTGAATGACTTTTTTAATCAATGGAACCAAGATAAAGATCTTGATCACTCAAATTCTAACATTGTCGAATTAGCAGAAGAGAGTTCAGATCATGTGAAAAGTACGGATAAAGGTGGCTCTTCTGGTACACCAAAGTGGATCAAGGGTCAATGGTCCGAAGATGAAGACAG GAAACTGATTAAATTGGTGAAGCAATATGGATTGAGAAAATGGGCATCGATAGCTGACAAAATGGAGGGAAGAATAGGGAAACAGTGTAGGGAACGATGGCACAATCATTTGCGTCCCAATATCaag AAAGATATTTGGAGTGTTGAAGAAGAGAAACTATTCATTGAGGCTCATGAAAGAATTGGAAACAAATGGACAGAAATAGCAAAATGTATTCCTGGAAGGACTGAAAATTCAATTAAGAATCATTGGAATGCCACCAAAAGGAAGCAAAATTCAAAGAGAAAACTCAAGAGATCAACAGATCAAGGACTTAATGGGAAAATGCCCTCAATTTTActtgaagaatacatcaagaaAAAGTACTTCAACAACAATGGATCCAGCAAAATTAATATTGTCACTATTAGTCCTAACAGCAATGACGATCCACATGAAATATCTCCCCCGGTTGGGACATCTAGTACTTCAAATGAGGATGATGATTCGTTATCTTATTTCACGTTCGAGACCTGTGATGATGAAATGAACTTCATGAAAAGTTTGTTTGGAAACAAAGAATCCAGAGATTCAATGGTCGAGAATGGTAAATTGATGAGTTCAGATAATGTTAACGTTGCTAAAAATGATGAGACTTCACTCGAAGTCCCAAGATCTGTTCATACAACATTGACTGGTGCTGAGAATCTTGTGGAGAATGTAGGATATGGCACATTGGCATCTTCCTGGGAACTTAACATGGAACAAATTGGTGATATTATGGGAATTCCAATACAGAACCAGGTTCATGGTAGGAATCTCTATCCACAGATTTTTTTTCGTTCCTACATGTTTGAGGAATCTATGGGAGACATAATTCAAGCTTGGCCATGA
- the LOC140990465 gene encoding uncharacterized protein isoform X1, translated as MGRRSSQKKNAAMLDSDDADSVSSSSTVQTDNMLMSRVEEVQVGTETFLDHCLDALYEKRGSTREKALASIIEAFTNSLEHEFVEKKFATSLHQCLNSIKKGSAKEIALASHVIGLLALTTGQGGKAQEILEESISPILEALKTRPEISKISSLLECLAVITFVGGEEPEETEKSMQIMWQMAHPKLGTNVAAAKPSLAMITMAVSSWSFLLTTMSGRTLNPKIWQESITYLSSLLDKDDRSLRIAVGEALALIFEIGSLEKFCGDAKVSGDASVDNVNDSRKLMSIHGLRNKILNQVRSLSSEAGGKGSAKKDLNSQRNIFRDIVDFLEDGYTPETSMKIGGDSLNMNTWAELIQLNFLKHFLGGGFLKHMQENQFLQDTLGFTPKKKLLAGVENRMSNGEKRMYKSPNSALNKARTQLLNKQRMLSQDMNSGHYAVAFADE; from the exons ATGGGTAGAA GAAGTTCTCAGAAAAAGAATGCTGCTATGCTGGATAGTGATGATGCCGACAGTGTAAGTTCATCATCAACTGTGCAAACAGATAACATGTTGATGTCTAGGGTTGAGGAAGTGCAGGTGGGTACAGAGACTTTCCTTGATCATTGCTTGGACGCCTTGTATGAGAAGAG AGGGTCTACGAGAGAAAAGGCGTTGGCATCAATAATTGAAGCCTTTACCAACAGCTTGGAGCATGAGTTTGTTGAAAAGAA GTTTGCTACATCACTGCACCAATGCTTGAATTCAATCAAGAAGGGTTCGGCCAAGGAGATTGCTTTGGCATCTCACGTTATAG GACTTTTAGCCCTGACCACAGGTCAGGGTGGGAAAGCACAAGAAATATTGGAAGAATCAATTTCTCCTATATTAGAGGCTCTTAAAACTCGGCCTGAAATATCTAAAATATCTTCG TTGCTTGAATGTTTGGCTGTTATTACATTTGTTGGTGGTGAAGAACCAGAGGAAACAGAGAAATCTATGCAAATAATGTGGCAAATGGCCCATCCAAAATTGGGTACCAAT GTTGCTGCTGCCAAACCTTCTCTGGCAATGATAACGATGGCTGTCTCTTCCTGGTCATTTCTTCTTACCACCATGAGTGGACGAACTCTGAACCCAAAAATTTGGCAAGA GTCAATCACCTATCTCTCTAGTCTGCTGGACAAGGATGACAGATCACTACGAATTGCTGTTGGTGAAGCACTTGCTTTAATTTTTGAGATAGGGAGCCTGGAGAAATTCTGTGGTGATGCTAAAGTCTCTGGCGACGCCTCTGTGGATAACGTGAATGATTCTCGAAAATTAATGTCAATACATGGGTTAAGAAATAAAATTCTTAATCAAGTGAGAAGCCTCTCTTCTGAGGCAGGTGGTAAAGGTTCTGCCAAGAAAGATCTCAATAGTCAGAGGAATATATTTCGAGATATTGTGGATTTTCTTGAG GATGGTTATACTCCTGAAACATCAATGAAGATTGGTGGAGATTCCTTAAATATGAATACATGGGCTGAATTGATACAG CTAAACTTCTTGAAGCATTTTCTTGGAGGAGGATTTCTGAAGCACATGCAG GAAAATCAATTCCTACAAGATACCCTTGGTTTCACTCCTAAGAAAAAGCTTCTTGCAGGAGTTGAGAATCGTATGTCAAATGGTGAAAAG AGGATGTACAAGTCTCCCAACTCTGCCCTTAACAAGGCAAGAACACAATTACTAAACAAACAGCGGATGTTATCTCAG GATATGAACTCTGGCCACTATGCAGTTGCCTTTGCTGATGAATAA